Proteins from one Deltaproteobacteria bacterium genomic window:
- the lipA gene encoding lipoyl synthase — MSRKTPKPRWLSRRIPRPGLTSHVSELLQDLSLHTVCQAAQCPNQSECFGRGTATFLLLGPNCTRRCTFCAVGKGKMAPPQRTEPDRIAEAVARMGLTFCVLTMVTRDDLDDGGAEHVARTVSALRTRCPDVRIEVLVSDLGGSKAAQTTVLEIQPDVFNHNIETVSRLYPEVRPQADYRRSLDLLAKADAFRPRPVTKSGMMLGLGETRDEILETMDGLRAVGCELLTLGQYLAPSEKHHPVVRYVPPEEFDELKTQAQARGFSSVASGPYVRSSYKAEELFNLASKGNNWDKGP, encoded by the coding sequence ATGAGCCGTAAAACACCTAAACCGCGCTGGCTGAGCCGAAGGATCCCGCGGCCAGGTTTAACATCGCATGTATCGGAGCTGCTGCAAGACCTATCCCTGCACACCGTCTGCCAGGCAGCTCAATGCCCCAACCAGAGCGAGTGTTTTGGCCGGGGGACGGCTACCTTCCTTCTGCTCGGGCCAAACTGCACCAGGCGCTGCACCTTCTGCGCTGTGGGAAAAGGAAAAATGGCGCCGCCACAAAGGACAGAACCAGATCGAATCGCTGAAGCTGTGGCCCGGATGGGACTCACCTTCTGTGTCCTGACCATGGTCACCCGAGACGATCTGGATGACGGTGGCGCTGAGCATGTGGCCAGAACCGTTTCCGCTTTACGAACCCGATGTCCAGATGTACGGATCGAGGTCCTTGTCTCGGACCTTGGAGGCAGCAAGGCCGCCCAAACGACGGTCCTTGAAATCCAGCCGGATGTGTTCAATCACAATATCGAAACCGTGTCGCGGCTCTATCCTGAAGTCCGGCCCCAGGCCGACTACCGCCGCTCCCTTGATCTGCTGGCCAAGGCGGATGCTTTCCGGCCGAGGCCGGTGACTAAATCCGGGATGATGCTTGGCCTGGGTGAGACGCGGGACGAGATTCTTGAGACGATGGACGGCCTGAGAGCTGTCGGCTGCGAACTGCTCACACTGGGCCAATATCTGGCGCCGTCCGAGAAACACCACCCTGTGGTGCGCTATGTCCCGCCCGAGGAATTTGACGAGCTGAAAACACAGGCCCAAGCTAGAGGTTTTAGCAGCGTGGCCAGCGGGCCTTATGTCCGCAGTTCTTATAAGGCTGAAGAGCTTTTCAACCTGGCCTCTAAGGGAAATAATTGGGACAAAGGCCCTTAA
- the lipB gene encoding lipoyl(octanoyl) transferase LipB — protein sequence MARLLNLDHLPYTEALALMRELIQAKQRELLPEVLILVEHDPVLTLGYRARFDDILIPEKTLHARNIDVHRVERGGLVTYHGPGQLLAYPIFNLRNLKLGVARFINLLEEVIISTLRDFGLEAGRKENLPGVWVRKEKIASIGVAVRRWITFHGLALNYDPELSHFELINPCGMTGVKMTSIARLLGSPVSPTRLRNQMIHHFERLFNLDFSPWSLPLAQEAGRRYEP from the coding sequence TTGGCTCGCTTACTCAATCTGGATCATCTGCCTTATACCGAGGCATTGGCCTTGATGCGGGAACTGATTCAAGCCAAACAACGTGAGCTTCTCCCTGAAGTCCTGATCCTGGTGGAACACGATCCGGTCCTGACCCTGGGTTACCGGGCCAGATTCGATGATATCCTCATTCCCGAAAAAACCCTGCACGCCAGGAATATTGATGTTCACCGCGTTGAGCGAGGCGGCCTGGTGACTTATCATGGGCCGGGCCAGTTGCTGGCCTATCCTATCTTCAACCTGCGAAATTTGAAACTGGGCGTGGCCAGATTCATAAATCTGCTCGAAGAAGTCATTATCTCGACCTTACGCGACTTCGGGCTGGAAGCCGGCCGAAAGGAAAACCTTCCCGGCGTATGGGTTAGAAAAGAAAAGATCGCCTCCATCGGCGTGGCTGTCCGGCGCTGGATAACCTTCCACGGCCTGGCCTTGAACTACGATCCGGAGCTGTCTCATTTTGAATTGATCAACCCTTGCGGCATGACCGGGGTCAAGATGACCTCAATAGCCCGCTTGCTTGGCTCGCCGGTCAGTCCGACCAGACTACGAAATCAGATGATCCATCACTTCGAGCGTCTTTTTAACCTTGACTTCTCCCCCTGGTCGCTCCCACTAGCGCAAGAGGCAGGAAGGAGATATGAGCCGTAA
- a CDS encoding DUF1566 domain-containing protein, whose translation MQAHFFSGGWLRILSLAWIPLITCLLIGCAPKFSRSPDLNRFVPQGDWAVLDTQTGLFWEVKTWNNYSQALTWDEARAYCLNLKLGGYQDWRLPSPKELKSLFNPNFVPTLPPQIFKYPQPWCWSSRRDLFSSEAYYADFTSGKIRKAHRKNGLNVRAVR comes from the coding sequence ATGCAAGCGCATTTTTTTTCTGGCGGCTGGTTAAGAATCCTCAGCCTTGCTTGGATTCCGCTGATCACCTGCCTCTTGATCGGCTGCGCCCCTAAATTTTCGCGGTCTCCAGACCTCAACCGTTTTGTCCCCCAAGGCGACTGGGCGGTGCTGGATACACAAACGGGCCTGTTTTGGGAGGTAAAGACATGGAATAATTATTCACAGGCCCTGACCTGGGATGAAGCCAGGGCCTACTGCCTGAACCTCAAGCTGGGTGGTTATCAGGATTGGCGGCTCCCCAGCCCCAAAGAACTGAAGTCCCTTTTTAATCCGAACTTTGTTCCGACCCTGCCGCCTCAGATCTTTAAATATCCACAACCCTGGTGCTGGTCTTCGCGTCGGGATTTGTTTTCATCCGAAGCCTATTACGCCGACTTTACCTCGGGAAAAATCCGGAAAGCGCATCGAAAAAATGGATTGAATGTTCGAGCCGTACGTTAA